In the Streptomyces cinnamoneus genome, AAATGCTCAAGATCATCGAACATCCTGTCGAGCTCCGCCGAGTCCCGCACAGCCGCCATTCGACACCTCCCCTGGTCTCATTCGAGTCTATGGACGCACGCCGTCCACCGCTCGCACAAAGGCCCGCTTCCCCCGAACGAGGGAGCGGGCCTTCGTGGACGCGCGCGGCGCGACCGTGCGGTCACACCCCCGCGTAGGAGTGCTTGCCGCTCAGCAGGATGTTCACGCCGTAGTAGTTGAACAGGTAGCAGGCGAAGGCCAGCAGGGCCAGGTAGGCGGCCTTGCGGCCCTTCCAGCCGGCGGTGGCGCGGGCGTGGAGGTAGCAGGCGTAGGCGACCCAGGTGATGAAGGACCAGACCTCCTTGGGGTCCCAGCCCCAGTAGCGGCCCCAGGCGGCCTCGGCCCAGATCGCGCCCGCGATGATCGTGAAGGTCCACAGCGGGAAGACGGTCGCGTTGATGCGGTACGCGAACTTGTCGAGCGTGGCGGCCGAGGGCAGGCGGGAGAGGGCGTTGTCCCAGGCGCCGGTGGCACGGCCCTCCGCGAGCCGGACCTCGTGGCCGTCGCGGAAGAGGTAGAAGAGCGTGGAGGTCGCGCCCACCCACAGCGCCGCGCCGGAGATGATCGCGCAGGAGACGTGGATCCACAGCCAGTAGGAGTGCAGGGCCGGCACCAGCTGGTCGCTGTCGGTGTACAGCACCGAGACGGCCAGGCCCAGGTCGAGCAGGATCGACGTGGTCAGCGGCAGGCCCAGCCAGCGGACGTTCTTCTTCGCGGCGAGCAGGCCGAGGTAGACGGCGACGGCGGTCATGCCGAAGGTCGTGGAGAACTCGTACATGTTGCCCCACGGCGCCCGCTGCACCGACAGGGCGCGGGTGAGGACGCCGCCGGCGTGGAGGGCGAAGGCCAGCACCGTCAGGGAGACGGCGATACGGCCGTAGAGGTCGCCCTTCTCGCTGGTGCCGGCGGCGCCGGGGCCGTCGGGCACGTCACGGGAGCCGGGGGCGGCGCGGGTGATCACCTCGGGGCGCTCCAGGACGGCGGTGCCGCCGGCCTTCTTCACGGTGACGGCCGGCCGGGCCGGCGCCTCGGCGGTGAGCGCGGCGGCGGTCCGGCCGACGGCGCTGCGGCTGCCGAAGACCCACTCGGCGATGTGCGCGAGGAAGGCCAGGGTGTAGACGGCCATGGCCGAATAGATCAGCACGTTGCTGACGTGGGCCAGGTTCTCGT is a window encoding:
- the ccsB gene encoding c-type cytochrome biogenesis protein CcsB, with amino-acid sequence MTLAAATNENLAHVSNVLIYSAMAVYTLAFLAHIAEWVFGSRSAVGRTAAALTAEAPARPAVTVKKAGGTAVLERPEVITRAAPGSRDVPDGPGAAGTSEKGDLYGRIAVSLTVLAFALHAGGVLTRALSVQRAPWGNMYEFSTTFGMTAVAVYLGLLAAKKNVRWLGLPLTTSILLDLGLAVSVLYTDSDQLVPALHSYWLWIHVSCAIISGAALWVGATSTLFYLFRDGHEVRLAEGRATGAWDNALSRLPSAATLDKFAYRINATVFPLWTFTIIAGAIWAEAAWGRYWGWDPKEVWSFITWVAYACYLHARATAGWKGRKAAYLALLAFACYLFNYYGVNILLSGKHSYAGV